The Anaerolineales bacterium region AGGTGTTCGAGCGTGAGCTGGCCGAACTGCACAAGCAGGGGGCGCGGCTCAATCACATTGGCAATCTGGCGCAAGTGCGCCCCTCGCTGCGTGAGAAAGTGCTCAAGGGTATGGAGCTCACCAAGGGCAATGACAAACTGGTGCTCAACGTAGCCTTCAACTACGGTGGGCGGGATGAGTTGGTGCAAGCGGTCAAAGCCATTCTGCGGGATGGTGTAAAGGCGGATGACATCAACGAGGAAACCCTCTCGCGCTACATGTTCACTGCCGGCATCCCAGACCCTGATCTGGTCATCCGCACCTCGGGCGAGCAGCGCACCAGTAATTTTTTGATCTGGCAGGCCGCCTATGCGGAATGGGTCTTCCCGCAGACGTACTGGCCAGACTTTGGGCGGGATGAACTATTGAAGGCCATTCAGGATTTTGGCCACCGTGAACGCCGCTTTGGCGGCCTGGTGAATGAGGAAGACAATGGCGGGTAAACGCATCTTGGTGGCGCTGATCGGTCTGCCGATCGGTATTGCCATTTTCATGGCCGGCGGCGGGCTGTTTGCCGTCGCCTTCGCCATTATTCTTGGCTTGGCCGCCTGGGAGTATGCCGGGCTGTTTGCCAGCGGAGGCGCTCAACCGGCGCGCTGGCTGGTAGTGGCCGGGGCGGCTGGCCTGTTCCTGGCTGCTTATCTGCAAGCGCGCACAGACCTGTTGCTGGCGGCATTGGCCATGCTGGCGCTGGTGGTGCACCTGGTGCAATACGAACGGGGGCGCGAGCAGGCGGGTACCGACTTTGCCATAACCCTGAGCGGCATCTTCTATATCGGCGTGCTGGGCATGTACTTTGCCCACATGCGCAACTTACAGCACGGCGAGTGGTGGCTGCTGCTGACGCTGCTTGCCGTGTGGCTGGCCGACACCGCCGCCTACGCCATCGGCACACCGCTGGGCAGGCACAAGATGAGCCCGCGCCTGAGCCCCAAGAAAAGCTGGGAAGGCTACGCCGCCGGCGTGGTATTCGCCACACTGGGCGCACCGCTGTTCGGTCTGTTGCTGGCGCGGCTGGGCATGCCGGCTCATCCGATGTTTGCGCTGGGCAACCTGGCCATTCTCGGCTTCGCCGTCGGCGCGCTGACCACCTTGGGCGACTTGGGCGAGAGCATGATCAAGCGCCAAATGAAGGTGAAGGATGCCAGCCAGATCCTGCCCGGGCACGGCGGCATCTTTGACCGCATCGATTCGTGGTTGTGGGCGCTGCCCATCGGCTATTTCCTCGTCACCCTCGTTTTCTAAGGAGTACGTTTGAACGACCTCTCTCCCTCCCGTAACCTGGCTCTTGAACTTGTGCGTGTGACGGAGGCGGCCGCGCTGTCTGCGGCGCGCTTCATGGGCCGCGGCGACAAGCCCGCCGGCGACCAGGCCGCCGTGGACGGCATGCGCCTGGTGCTCAACAGCATCGAGATGAACGGGGTGGTGATCATTGGCGAGGGCGAGAAGGACCGGGCGCCTATGCTGTACAACGGGGAGCATGTCGGTTTTGGCGGCGAGCCGGAAGTGGATATTGCCGTCGACCCGATCGATGGCACGCGCCCGCTGGCCGAGGGCCGCCTGAACTCGATCGCCACTGTGGCGGTGGCGCCGCGCG contains the following coding sequences:
- the uppS gene encoding di-trans,poly-cis-decaprenylcistransferase; the protein is MDGNGRWAKARGLPRLAGHRAGTENLRNIIRACVEFGVKYLTIYAFSTENWGRPEEEVSGLMGIFDEVFERELAELHKQGARLNHIGNLAQVRPSLREKVLKGMELTKGNDKLVLNVAFNYGGRDELVQAVKAILRDGVKADDINEETLSRYMFTAGIPDPDLVIRTSGEQRTSNFLIWQAAYAEWVFPQTYWPDFGRDELLKAIQDFGHRERRFGGLVNEEDNGG
- a CDS encoding phosphatidate cytidylyltransferase, encoding MAGKRILVALIGLPIGIAIFMAGGGLFAVAFAIILGLAAWEYAGLFASGGAQPARWLVVAGAAGLFLAAYLQARTDLLLAALAMLALVVHLVQYERGREQAGTDFAITLSGIFYIGVLGMYFAHMRNLQHGEWWLLLTLLAVWLADTAAYAIGTPLGRHKMSPRLSPKKSWEGYAAGVVFATLGAPLFGLLLARLGMPAHPMFALGNLAILGFAVGALTTLGDLGESMIKRQMKVKDASQILPGHGGIFDRIDSWLWALPIGYFLVTLVF